From the genome of Amycolatopsis granulosa:
CATCCGCCGGCACCGCGTCGAGCCGCCGGTCGAGCGTGTTGTGCCCGTCCATGATGATCGAGTACAGCAGCTCTTCCTTGGACCCGAAGTGGTTGTAGAGGGCGCCGGGCGTGAGCCCGCAGGCCTCCGTGATGTCCCGCACCGAGGTCGCGTGAAAACCCTTGTTGTAGAACAGGCGCGTGCCGGCTTCCTGCAGCCGGACCCGCGGGTGCTGCCCGTTCCTGCTCCGCGTCCTGACCGGCGTCCCCATCGCTTCCCACCGACTTCCGTGCGACCGAGCGGTGCGCCCGGTGGTCGCGCCCCCAGGGCACGACCACCGGGATGTATGATCGTTCATACATCGACCGCGCCGCCCACCTTACCGGAACGGGCGGACAGGCCGATCTGTGACCTGTCGCACGTCCCTGCCGGTACGCTCAGCACCACACCTCCGTACTGTCGTCGGTGTAGCCGAGCGAGCGGTAGACGGCGTCGACCAGGCTCTGCCCCCGGTCGTTGAGCAGCGTGCCCGGCCCCATGTTGTTCATGGTGTAGCCGAAGGACATGCGGTTGTCCGGCGAGGCGAAGCCCAGGCTGCCGCCGAAACCGGGGTGCCCGAAGGCGTCCGCGGACAGGATGATGCTGTCCCGCAGGCCGTAGGGCCGGTGCCGGTTGTCGATCGACCGGAAGTAGCCGGCAGAGAACCGGCTGCCGATCAGCAGCGTCTCGTCGTGGCCCGCGGAGATCGTCGTCATCATCCGCGCGAGGGCGCGCCGGTCCACCAGCTCCACTCCGGCGAGCCCGCCACCGCAGGCCAGCGGTGCGTACATCCCCGCCAGCCCGCGGGCGTTGCTGATCCCGCCCGCGGCGCCGATCTCGGCCGCGTGCGCGTTGCGCGAGTCGAACCCGGTCGGCCCGGGCAGCATGTACCCGCCGGAGTTGGCGAAGATCTGGCCGGGGATGGACTCCGGTTTGGTCGCCGCCATAGTCATGAACAGCGACGGCTCGTCGCCCTCACGGGGCTCGGGGAAGATCATCGGTGCGAGCCGCGGCTCGACCTCCTCCGGGCACCCGATCCAGAAGTCCAGGCCGAGCGGACCCGCGACCTCGTCCCGGAAGAACTCGCCGAGCGACTTCCCGGACACCCGGTGGACGACCTCACCGACCAGCCAGCCGAAGGTGAGGGCGTGGTAGCCGTGCCTGGTGCCCGGCTCCCACAACGGCTTCTCCACCTCGAGCGCTGCGATCATCCGGTCCCAGTCGAAGAAGGCGCTGTCCGGCAACGGGGTGCTGATCACCGGCAGTCCACTTTGGTGACTCAGCAGCATCCGGACGGTGATGTCCTCCTTGCCCGACTGGCCGAACTCCGGCCAGTAGCGCGCGACCGGCGCGGCCAGGTCCAGCTGCCCGCGGGACGCGAGCACGTGGGCGCACAGCGCGGTCGCACCCTTGGTGCAGGAGAAGATCACGCTCGCGGTGTCCTGCTCCCACGGGCGGCCGGTCTCCCGATCGGCGACGCCACCCCACAGGTCCACCACCGGTTCGCCGTCGATCATGACGCAGACCGACGCGCCCACCTCCCCGCGGTCGGCGAAGTTCCGCTCGAACTCCTCGCGGACGCGCGAGAACTCTTCCGCACAGCTACCACCGATCATCGGACTTCCTTTCCTCGGACGCACTCCGTCGTGCGCACCGTGTTCATCCCCCAACCGACTGCTGGAGGGATGCCAGCAGCGCGGGAAGCGCCGCCGGAAGCTGCTCACCCGTGATGCGGGCCGTCTGCTGCCAGCCGTCCAGCAGGCGCGGCAACAGATCGGGCACCTGCTGCGCCAGTTGCGCGGTCCCCGCCGGAAGCGCGGTCAGCGCCGCGAACCCGGTGCGCGGAACGTCCATCAAGGACCGGATGGTGCCGGCGGCGGCCAGCTTCCCGCCGCACCCGAAGATCGTGCAGCCCTTCGGCGCGTTCGGACCGAGCTGCGCCACGGCGAGGTTGTCGGGCACGCTGACGAACAGGCTCGGGTCGACCGCGCCCGGCTTCGGCGCGACGTACGGCGGCGCCGCCGGCTGCCGGGGCGTGACGACGGACTGCATCAGCAGGCGGAAGAACTCGTACTCGACGCGGCCGGTCTGCCCCGGCGCGACGGCGGTGAGCGGATCGCCCACGTCGACCCGGCTGGGCGGCCAGTTGAGCGTCCCGCTGGAGCGGGTCACCACCATGTCCAGGCTGGGGATCACGAAGATGTGCTGGCCGAAGAACCCGTACGAGAAGTACATGTCGGCCGGCGCGCTGGAGATCATCGGCGCCGGGTTGCGGGTGGCGGCGAAGGCGGACGGGGTGATCCAGTACGGGCCGGCGTTGAGCCAGGTCAGGTAACCGTAGCCGGGGTTGTTCGGGCTCGGCGTGCGCAGATCACGCAGGTAGCTCTCGGAGATCAGCCGCTTGCCGTGGAAGGTTCCGCCGTCGGCCAGCAGCTGACCGATCCGCCCGAAGTCGTCACCGGGCAGGAACAGGTTCGACCAGCCGTCGGTGTTGCCGTCGCGGTCGCGCAGCCAGAACCAGTGGTCCCGGGCGATGCCGACCGGACCGAAGAGCTCGCGCTGCGCGAAGTCCTGGAGGTCCTCGCCGACCGCGCGCTGCACCACGTAGGCCACCACGGACGGCCCGGTCTGCGAGTAGCGGTAGAAGGTCCCGGGCTGGTGGTCGAACGGCAGGGACAGGAACTCGCGGATGCGGTCGGGCATGGCGAGGTTCAGCTCGCGCGTCCAGTTCGCCCGGACGCCGCTGGTCTGGGTCAGCAGCTGGCGGACGGTGACGGCGCGGTGGGCCGCGTCGCCGAGGCCCGGTGGCAGGTACTTCCCGATCGGATCGTCGACGGAGAGGCGGCCGAGGGTGACGGCCCGGCCGGCGAGCAGGGCGGTGATCGTCTTGGTCTGGCTCCAGTTGTTGCCCGGGATGTGACCGAGCAGCGGGTCGAAGATCCCTGTCCCGACGAGACAGTCGTGCCGGTAGACCTGCACCGTCTCCGACCCGTTCACCGAGAGGAGGTTGAGCGCGTGGCCGAGGGTGACGGGATCGAGACCGACCTGCTCGGGGCGTGCGGTCTGGTACCGGTCACCGGCGTCCGCGCACCCGGTTCCGCCCGCGGCCGTGGCGCGCTCCGGTGCGACCGCCCCGAGGGTGGTTGCGACCAGCGCCGCGGCCAGCACGCCGGCGAGCGCGGCCCACCGGCGCGAGAGTGACAGCTTCATCGATGCCTCTCCGGTTCCTGACAGGTCGGCCTGGCCGGGTACTCAACCCGACCAGACCGACCGTTGTCAATGATCGTTCATATACGGCTGTTCAGACGAAGACCCGCGCGTGAAGTGGCGCGCTCAGGGTGCGCCGATGGACGCAACAGGTCCTAGCTGTATGAACGTTCATAATGGAACCGGCAGACGGCGGCAATGGCGTCCGCTCGAACAGGTGACGGCGCTCGTCCGTCTCAGAAAGGTTTCACCCAGCTGGGTGACGCACGCCCCAGGCACGCAACACGGCCTCGGTGTCGGAACCAGGCTCTCGTGGTGCGGCCGGCAGATCGGGCGCGCTGCGGGAGAACCGCGGCGCCGGAGCGGCCTGGCGGACCCCGCCCAGCTCGACGATCGTGTCGCGACCGGCGAGCTGTGGTTCGTCGACGGCTTCCGCGAAGTCGAGCACCGGGGTGACGCACGCGTCGGTGCCGGCGAACCGGTCGGCCCACTCGTCCCGGGTCCGGGTCTCGAACGCCCGCTGGAAGGCTTGCCGCACATGCGGCCACCCGGAGCGGTCGAGCTGCTCCGGGAGATCGGCATCGCCCAGGCCGAGGCCGTCGACGAGCTGGGCGTAGAACTGCGGTTCGATCGCGCCGACCGCGACGTACCGGCCGTCGCGGCAGCGGTAGGTGTCGTAGAAGGGGGCGCCGCTGTCGACGAGGTTCGACGCCGGCTCGTCCCGCCACTGGCCGACGCCGCGCAGCGCCCACACGCCCTGGGCCAGGGACGTCACGCCGTCCACGATCGCGGCGTCCACCACCTGCCCGAGTCCCGAGCGCGCGCGTTCCCACAGCGCCGACAGCACACCCAGGACGAGGTACAGCGATCCGCCGCCGAAGTCCCCGACCAGGTTCAGCGGCGGCGTGGGGCGCGCACCGGCCGTGCCGATGGCGTGCAACACGCCCGTGACGGCGAGGTAGTTGATGTCGTGCCCTGCCTGGGTGGCGCGCGGGCCGTCCTGGCCCCAGCCGGTCATGCGCCCGTAGACCAGGCCCGGGTTGCGGTCCAGGCACTCCTTCGGGCCGATGCCCAGCCGCTCGGTGACCCCGGGCCGGAACCCCTCGATCAGCACGTCGGCCTTCTCGACCAGCGCGAGCACCAGGTCGCGCCCCTCCGGCTGCTTCAGATCGGCCGAGATCGAGCGCCGGCCGCGCATCAGCCAGTCAGCGGCGTCCTCGGGCACCACCCGCAGGCCGCCCCTGGGCCGCTCGACGCGCACCACCTCGGCGCCCAGATCGGCCAGGAGCATGGCCGCATGAGGCCCCGGGCCGATCCCGCCCAGCTCCAGAACGCGCAACCCGTACAACGGTCCCGCCACGGCGGTCCTCCTCCTCGGTACGGCCGGCGGGAGCGCGCACCTCAGGCGAGCCGCAGCAGCAGCGACGTCGTGTCGCCACCGCCGGAAAGGCCCACCGTCATCGCCGTCCGCCGGCCACTGTCGGCAATCCGCTCGGGACTACCAGTCAGAGCGCGCGCGGGCAAGCGGGGATAGGGGTTCACCAGGTTCGCCGTGGGGGCCACCCGGTTCTCGGTCAGCATCACCAGACTCGCGAGCACCTTGAGCAGACCGGCCGCCCCCGGCAGGTGCCCGTAGCACGCTTCCTGCGAGGTCAGCGTGAGCGGCGCGTCGTCGCCGAGGTTCGCACGCAGGGTGGCCAGCGTCTCGCACAGGAAGTCCTCGAGCTGGCGGTTGCCCTCCGCGAAGTCGCAGAAGAAGGCCAGCTCGCCGAGGCTCACCCCACCGGCCGCGAGCAGCCGCTGGATGTCGGTCGCGCACCCGGTCGCATCGCCGAGGCCCATCGGGTTGCCGCCACCGTTGCGGGACGAGAACCCGATGAACTCGATGCCGGTGTCCACCCCGCCGCCGGGGTGCCGCGTGGAGCTCAGCACGGCGGCGGCCGCCCCTTCGGCCGGCGCGTTGCCGGTCTGCACCGCGTCGTGCGGCCGGATGTCCGCCGGATCGTCCGAAATGGACGAAGCGCGGTGGCCGGACCGGCCGGCGTACCCCGTCGCGGACAGGTACAGCGGCTCCAGGATCGTGTCGACCCCGACGACGACCGCGTGCTCGACCTCGCCGCGCGCGACCATGCTCGCGGCGAGCTCGAACCCCCGCAACGAGGTGCTGCACCCGCCGGTCACAGTCAGGGTGGGGATGTCGAGGCCGAGGTTGGTGCACAACCCGGACGCGATGCTGCCCGGCGCCACCTTGGACCAGTAGTCGAAGGCGACACCCGCCGGACCGGCGTCGGCGAACCGGTCCAGCAGCGCGGCCGTCTCCTGCAGGGCGAACTGGAACGACGTCACGATCAGCACCGCGTCCCCGCGGCTGATCTCGGCGGCCGTCAGCTCCGCGTGGTCCAGGGCACCGGCCACCGCGGTGTGCGCCAGCCTGCTCGCCCGCGGCAGCCTGGACAGCAGGCGATCGGGCAGGTCCAGGGTCTCCGCACCGGTCCCCGGCACCTGACCGGCGACCCGGATGGGCGTGCCCGGCAACTCGAACGGCGTGATGGCGCAGGTTCCGGCCATTACCGCGTCGGCGAACTCCTTGTAGTCGTGGCAGGGGCGGTCCGCGCCGGGCAACGCGAAACCGGCGCCCCGGACCGTGACGGGCTTCCAGGCGGCTTGGGCAGGCAACATCGGGACTCCAGTTCGTGAGTGCTCGCGGGTCAGGGCAGGCCACCGTCGATGGAGTACGACTGGCCGGTGATCGATCGGGCGTGGTCGCTGAGCAGGAAGGCCGTCATCTCGGCCACCTCCTCCGCGTCGATGAGGCGACGGAGGGCGGTGCTCTTCACCGTGCTGCGCCAGTAGCGTTCCCAGGTCAGGTCCGGCGGGCCGGCGTGCCGGCGAACGCTGTCCATGAAGTCCCCGCCGAACTGGCTTTCGTCGCGCACCATCTCGGTGTCGGTGAAGCCCGGGCACACGGCGTTGACCCGCACCTGCGCGGGCCCCACCTCCAGGGCCAGCGACCGGACCAGGCCGTTGATCCCCCACTTCGAGGCCGAGTACGAGGTGTTCGCGGGAACTCCGCGTTTGCCGGCCGCGCTCGAGATGAGGACGATCGAACCGCGCCGGCGG
Proteins encoded in this window:
- a CDS encoding serine hydrolase domain-containing protein, producing the protein MIGGSCAEEFSRVREEFERNFADRGEVGASVCVMIDGEPVVDLWGGVADRETGRPWEQDTASVIFSCTKGATALCAHVLASRGQLDLAAPVARYWPEFGQSGKEDITVRMLLSHQSGLPVISTPLPDSAFFDWDRMIAALEVEKPLWEPGTRHGYHALTFGWLVGEVVHRVSGKSLGEFFRDEVAGPLGLDFWIGCPEEVEPRLAPMIFPEPREGDEPSLFMTMAATKPESIPGQIFANSGGYMLPGPTGFDSRNAHAAEIGAAGGISNARGLAGMYAPLACGGGLAGVELVDRRALARMMTTISAGHDETLLIGSRFSAGYFRSIDNRHRPYGLRDSIILSADAFGHPGFGGSLGFASPDNRMSFGYTMNNMGPGTLLNDRGQSLVDAVYRSLGYTDDSTEVWC
- a CDS encoding CoA transferase, with translation MAGPLYGLRVLELGGIGPGPHAAMLLADLGAEVVRVERPRGGLRVVPEDAADWLMRGRRSISADLKQPEGRDLVLALVEKADVLIEGFRPGVTERLGIGPKECLDRNPGLVYGRMTGWGQDGPRATQAGHDINYLAVTGVLHAIGTAGARPTPPLNLVGDFGGGSLYLVLGVLSALWERARSGLGQVVDAAIVDGVTSLAQGVWALRGVGQWRDEPASNLVDSGAPFYDTYRCRDGRYVAVGAIEPQFYAQLVDGLGLGDADLPEQLDRSGWPHVRQAFQRAFETRTRDEWADRFAGTDACVTPVLDFAEAVDEPQLAGRDTIVELGGVRQAAPAPRFSRSAPDLPAAPREPGSDTEAVLRAWGVRHPAG
- a CDS encoding beta-ketoacyl synthase N-terminal-like domain-containing protein, with the translated sequence MLPAQAAWKPVTVRGAGFALPGADRPCHDYKEFADAVMAGTCAITPFELPGTPIRVAGQVPGTGAETLDLPDRLLSRLPRASRLAHTAVAGALDHAELTAAEISRGDAVLIVTSFQFALQETAALLDRFADAGPAGVAFDYWSKVAPGSIASGLCTNLGLDIPTLTVTGGCSTSLRGFELAASMVARGEVEHAVVVGVDTILEPLYLSATGYAGRSGHRASSISDDPADIRPHDAVQTGNAPAEGAAAAVLSSTRHPGGGVDTGIEFIGFSSRNGGGNPMGLGDATGCATDIQRLLAAGGVSLGELAFFCDFAEGNRQLEDFLCETLATLRANLGDDAPLTLTSQEACYGHLPGAAGLLKVLASLVMLTENRVAPTANLVNPYPRLPARALTGSPERIADSGRRTAMTVGLSGGGDTTSLLLRLA
- a CDS encoding serine hydrolase domain-containing protein, which encodes MKLSLSRRWAALAGVLAAALVATTLGAVAPERATAAGGTGCADAGDRYQTARPEQVGLDPVTLGHALNLLSVNGSETVQVYRHDCLVGTGIFDPLLGHIPGNNWSQTKTITALLAGRAVTLGRLSVDDPIGKYLPPGLGDAAHRAVTVRQLLTQTSGVRANWTRELNLAMPDRIREFLSLPFDHQPGTFYRYSQTGPSVVAYVVQRAVGEDLQDFAQRELFGPVGIARDHWFWLRDRDGNTDGWSNLFLPGDDFGRIGQLLADGGTFHGKRLISESYLRDLRTPSPNNPGYGYLTWLNAGPYWITPSAFAATRNPAPMISSAPADMYFSYGFFGQHIFVIPSLDMVVTRSSGTLNWPPSRVDVGDPLTAVAPGQTGRVEYEFFRLLMQSVVTPRQPAAPPYVAPKPGAVDPSLFVSVPDNLAVAQLGPNAPKGCTIFGCGGKLAAAGTIRSLMDVPRTGFAALTALPAGTAQLAQQVPDLLPRLLDGWQQTARITGEQLPAALPALLASLQQSVGG